The Panicum virgatum strain AP13 chromosome 5K, P.virgatum_v5, whole genome shotgun sequence genome has a window encoding:
- the LOC120707600 gene encoding protein SPEAR3-like isoform X2: MSGSNFGDSMGWSSSGRSSSGSRRGKRGGGSGGGADKPKQPQRGLGVAQLEKIRLQSEMAEYFHPLGQPPSLIHRTGSLNLEDARASTSSLSSSPSSSFYATAVSSPFPVHPNISTAYGERGGDLRYGEFQAPIIRSPSSSAIYGAPHYAHPNNITLPLFEPQESTRLRGHHDRSRSADSTSMNSDDPQDVDLELKL; the protein is encoded by the exons ATGAGTGGGAGCAACTTTGGGGACAGCATGGGGTGGAGCAGTAGCGGGAGATCGTCGTCTGGCTCCAGAAGGGGCaagagaggcggcggcagcggcggcggcgccgacaagCCCAAGCAGCCGCAGCGCGGGCTCGGCGTCGCGCAGCTGGAGAAGATTAGGTTACAGAGCGAAATGGCCGAGTACTTCCATCCTCTCGGCCAGCCCCCCAGCTTGATCCACAGAACAGGCAGCCTCAACTTG GAGGATGCACGGGCGTCGACGTCctcgctgtcgtcgtcgccATCTTCCTCCTTCTATGCTACCGCAGTCTCATCGCCGTTCCCAGTCCATCCAAACATTTCG ACGGCATATGGTGAGAGAGGTGGAGACCTGCGATATGGTGAATTCCAAGCTCCCATAATAAG ATCACCGAGCAGCAGTGCAATCTATGGCGCCCCACATTATGCACATCCTAATAACATCACATTGCCACTCTTTGAACCACAG GAATCCACTCGATTGAGGGGACATCATGATAGAAGTCGGTCAGCTGATTCAACAAGTATGAACTCTGATGATCCTCAAGACGTCGACCTTGAGCTCAAGCTATGA
- the LOC120707600 gene encoding protein SPEAR3-like isoform X3 — protein MSGSNFGDSMGWSSSGRSSSGSRRGKRGGGSGGGADKPKQPQRGLGVAQLEKIRLQSEMAEYFHPLGQPPSLIHRTGSLNLTAYGERGGDLRYGEFQAPIIRSPSSSAIYGAPHYAHPNNITLPLFEPQESTRLRGHHDRSRSADSTSMNSDDPQDVDLELKL, from the exons ATGAGTGGGAGCAACTTTGGGGACAGCATGGGGTGGAGCAGTAGCGGGAGATCGTCGTCTGGCTCCAGAAGGGGCaagagaggcggcggcagcggcggcggcgccgacaagCCCAAGCAGCCGCAGCGCGGGCTCGGCGTCGCGCAGCTGGAGAAGATTAGGTTACAGAGCGAAATGGCCGAGTACTTCCATCCTCTCGGCCAGCCCCCCAGCTTGATCCACAGAACAGGCAGCCTCAACTTG ACGGCATATGGTGAGAGAGGTGGAGACCTGCGATATGGTGAATTCCAAGCTCCCATAATAAG ATCACCGAGCAGCAGTGCAATCTATGGCGCCCCACATTATGCACATCCTAATAACATCACATTGCCACTCTTTGAACCACAG GAATCCACTCGATTGAGGGGACATCATGATAGAAGTCGGTCAGCTGATTCAACAAGTATGAACTCTGATGATCCTCAAGACGTCGACCTTGAGCTCAAGCTATGA
- the LOC120707600 gene encoding protein SPEAR3-like isoform X1 has translation MSGSNFGDSMGWSSSGRSSSGSRRGKRGGGSGGGADKPKQPQRGLGVAQLEKIRLQSEMAEYFHPLGQPPSLIHRTGSLNLQEDARASTSSLSSSPSSSFYATAVSSPFPVHPNISTAYGERGGDLRYGEFQAPIIRSPSSSAIYGAPHYAHPNNITLPLFEPQESTRLRGHHDRSRSADSTSMNSDDPQDVDLELKL, from the exons ATGAGTGGGAGCAACTTTGGGGACAGCATGGGGTGGAGCAGTAGCGGGAGATCGTCGTCTGGCTCCAGAAGGGGCaagagaggcggcggcagcggcggcggcgccgacaagCCCAAGCAGCCGCAGCGCGGGCTCGGCGTCGCGCAGCTGGAGAAGATTAGGTTACAGAGCGAAATGGCCGAGTACTTCCATCCTCTCGGCCAGCCCCCCAGCTTGATCCACAGAACAGGCAGCCTCAACTTG CAGGAGGATGCACGGGCGTCGACGTCctcgctgtcgtcgtcgccATCTTCCTCCTTCTATGCTACCGCAGTCTCATCGCCGTTCCCAGTCCATCCAAACATTTCG ACGGCATATGGTGAGAGAGGTGGAGACCTGCGATATGGTGAATTCCAAGCTCCCATAATAAG ATCACCGAGCAGCAGTGCAATCTATGGCGCCCCACATTATGCACATCCTAATAACATCACATTGCCACTCTTTGAACCACAG GAATCCACTCGATTGAGGGGACATCATGATAGAAGTCGGTCAGCTGATTCAACAAGTATGAACTCTGATGATCCTCAAGACGTCGACCTTGAGCTCAAGCTATGA